The following coding sequences are from one Lates calcarifer isolate ASB-BC8 unplaced genomic scaffold, TLL_Latcal_v3 _unitig_1134_quiver_866, whole genome shotgun sequence window:
- the LOC108886595 gene encoding protein B4, with the protein MPPKKPAADSADPPAPSDNDALVEEKAESKSDAAALRKLAAHPSTAIMVKEALKELDSRKGVSSQAIQNYIKQKYPSVDLVRLKHLVRRALKKGLENGTLVRPANSTVTTGAMGKFRLAPKVKEAKPKTENVDPNVQKAPKAAKDGAKKPQKTGATKKKDGAKEEAKSQEESKPPKKSKKNEDAAPSKVAPAKKPKAKKAAEKDDKGASDSTKTKAAKGTKEGKGGKASQSKAAKAGSDAPASKATGKRGKKTAE; encoded by the exons ATGCCTCCTAAAAAGCCAGCAGCGGACTCTGCTGATCCACCTGCACCGTCCGATAACGATGCGCTGGTGGAAGAGAAAGCGGAGTCGAAATCAG ATGCTGCGGCGCTGCGTAAACTCGCAGCTCATCCGTCTACAGCCATAATGGTGAAAGAAGCGCTTAAAGAGTTGGACTCACGCAAAGGAGTTTCCTCCCAAGCGATACAGAAttatattaaacaaaaataccCCTCGGTGGATTTGGTGAGGTTGAAGCACTTGGTCCGTAGAGCTCTGAAAAAAGGACTCGAGAATGGCACGTTGGTGCGGCCTGCCAACTCCACTGTTACCACAGGCGCGATGGGAAAATTTAGG CTTGCACCAAAAGTCAAGGAGGCAAAGCCAAAAACTGAGAACGTGGATCCTAATGTACAAAAAGCTCCAAAAGCAGCCAAGGATGGAGCCAAGAAGCCTCAGAAAACAG GTGCAACAAAGAAGAAAGACGGTGCCAAAGAAGAGGCCAAGTCACAGGAG gagTCAAAGCCTCccaaaaagtcaaagaaaaatgaagatgcTGCTCCCTCAAAGGTTGCTCCAGCAAAGAAGCCAAAAGCcaaaaaagctgcagagaaagaTGACAAAGGAGCCTCTGATTCAACCAAAACGAAGGCAGCAAAGGGCACCAAGGAGGGAAAGGGAGGAAAGGCATCCCAGAGCAAGGCTGCTAAAGCAGGCAGTGATGCTCCTGCCTCTAAAGCAACTGGGAAACGAGGGAAGAAAACTGCAGAGTAG